A region from the Tahibacter amnicola genome encodes:
- a CDS encoding SDR family oxidoreductase, with product MSTAPAEILQPPQHQNRQPGSQEAMSPQPVSIRANYLGAEKLAGQVALITGGDSGIGRAVALHFAREGAEIAIVHLRENADAQETRRLVEAEKRGCLVLRADLSSVEACQKVVDDVIAHYGRLDVLVNNIAEQHPQELLEDITPDQLHATFETNVFSYFYVTQAALPHLKKGASIINTASVTGVRGHKKLIDYSSTKGAILAFTFSLAQSVAEQGIRVNAVAPGPIWTPLIPASFSAEEVAEFGHNTLMKRAGQPTEVAPAYVFLASDDASFITGQVIHVNGGGHISA from the coding sequence ATGTCCACCGCGCCAGCCGAGATTCTGCAGCCCCCCCAGCACCAGAACCGCCAGCCGGGCTCACAGGAAGCGATGTCACCGCAACCGGTATCCATTCGCGCCAATTACCTCGGCGCGGAAAAACTTGCCGGACAGGTGGCCCTGATCACCGGCGGTGACAGCGGCATCGGGCGCGCTGTCGCCCTGCACTTCGCCCGTGAAGGCGCTGAAATCGCGATCGTGCATCTGCGTGAGAACGCCGATGCGCAGGAGACGCGGCGCCTGGTGGAAGCCGAAAAGCGCGGGTGCCTGGTGCTGCGCGCCGACCTGTCCTCGGTGGAGGCCTGCCAGAAAGTCGTCGATGACGTCATTGCGCACTACGGACGTCTGGACGTGCTGGTCAACAACATCGCCGAGCAACATCCGCAGGAACTGCTGGAAGACATTACACCGGACCAGCTGCACGCTACCTTCGAGACCAATGTGTTCTCGTACTTTTACGTGACCCAGGCGGCATTGCCGCATCTGAAAAAGGGCGCATCGATCATCAACACGGCGTCGGTGACCGGCGTGCGGGGCCACAAGAAGCTGATCGACTATTCCTCTACCAAGGGCGCAATCCTCGCCTTCACCTTTTCGCTGGCGCAATCGGTGGCCGAACAGGGGATCCGCGTCAACGCTGTCGCCCCGGGACCGATCTGGACGCCCCTGATTCCCGCCAGCTTCAGCGCCGAGGAGGTTGCCGAGTTCGGCCACAACACGCTGATGAAACGCGCCGGCCAGCCAACGGAGGTCGCACCTGCCTACGTGTTCCTGGCCAGCGACGACGCCAGCTTCATCACCGGCCAGGTGATTCACGTCAATGGCGGTGGGCACATATCGGCATGA
- a CDS encoding AAA family ATPase — protein sequence MDHPVSERPEALADAFRALRDELASRIIGQSRLMDRLLIALLADGHLLVEGAPGLAKTTAIKELAVRIEADFHRVQFTPDLLPADLTGTEIYRPQEARFEFQRGPIFHNLLLADEVNRAPAKVQSALLEAMGERQVTIGRTTYPLPPLFLVMATQNPIEQEGTYPLPEAQLDRFLMHVSVDYPDAASEAAILRLARDRAKAELHEVSAPRRRLTQAQIFAAREAVLDLHLAPALEEYIVQIVVATRRAADLGPDLGRWIAFGASPRGTIALDRCARAHAWLAGRDYVLPEDIHAVAGDVLRHRVLLTYEAEAEGVRPDKVIGELIARIALP from the coding sequence ATGGATCACCCTGTATCGGAGCGCCCCGAAGCGCTTGCTGACGCGTTTCGCGCGCTGCGCGACGAACTGGCCTCGCGCATCATCGGCCAGTCGCGCCTGATGGACCGCCTGCTGATCGCCCTTCTGGCCGACGGCCACCTGCTGGTCGAGGGCGCGCCCGGCCTGGCCAAGACCACGGCCATCAAGGAACTGGCTGTCCGCATCGAGGCGGATTTCCACCGTGTCCAGTTCACGCCCGACCTGCTGCCGGCGGATCTGACCGGCACCGAGATCTACCGGCCGCAGGAAGCGCGCTTTGAGTTCCAGCGTGGCCCCATCTTCCACAACCTCCTGCTGGCCGACGAGGTCAACCGCGCGCCGGCGAAAGTGCAGTCGGCGCTGCTGGAAGCCATGGGCGAGCGCCAGGTGACGATCGGCCGCACCACCTATCCGCTGCCGCCCCTGTTCCTGGTGATGGCCACCCAGAACCCGATCGAACAGGAAGGCACGTATCCGCTACCGGAAGCGCAGCTGGACCGTTTCCTGATGCACGTGAGCGTGGACTATCCCGACGCTGCCTCGGAAGCGGCGATCCTGCGCCTGGCGCGTGACCGCGCCAAGGCGGAGCTGCACGAGGTGTCCGCGCCACGCCGGCGGCTCACCCAGGCGCAGATCTTCGCCGCGCGCGAAGCGGTGCTGGATCTGCACCTGGCGCCGGCACTGGAGGAATACATCGTCCAGATCGTCGTCGCCACGCGCCGCGCCGCGGACCTCGGCCCCGATCTCGGCCGCTGGATCGCCTTTGGCGCCAGTCCGCGCGGCACCATCGCGCTGGACCGCTGCGCCCGCGCGCACGCCTGGCTGGCCGGCCGCGACTACGTGCTGCCCGAAGACATCCACGCGGTGGCCGGCGATGTGCTGCGCCATCGCGTGCTGCTGACCTACGAAGCCGAAGCCGAGGGGGTCCGCCCGGACAAGGTCATCGGCGAGCTCATCGCGCGGATCGCGTTGCCCTGA
- a CDS encoding vWA domain-containing protein, whose product MFEWAWPWLFLLLPLPWLALRWRRPRTQVSAALRLPYAGVLDLGAEESGKTPNTLGAWWTWLVWAALVVAVARPQWIGEALDVPRSGREMLLALDVSGSMNTPDMTLGNRQATRFSVMQAIVGDFIERRTGDRVGMVLFGSRAYLLTPLTFDLKTVRTQLEEATVGLAGRETAIGDALGLAVKRLHDRPEAQRVVVLLTDGVNTAGELDPRRAAELAKAEKVRVYTIALGAEQMRVDDFFGSRVVNPSADLDVALMTEIAEKTGGRFYRARDTKELAGIYREIDALEPAADQSEKFRPVDELFHLPLGIALLVALIGLAGLPWRWGVQREGAPG is encoded by the coding sequence ATGTTTGAATGGGCGTGGCCGTGGTTGTTCCTTTTGCTGCCTTTGCCGTGGCTGGCGCTGCGCTGGCGCCGGCCGCGGACCCAGGTCAGCGCCGCGTTGCGCCTGCCCTACGCCGGTGTGCTCGATCTGGGCGCCGAGGAATCGGGCAAGACCCCGAACACTCTCGGTGCCTGGTGGACCTGGCTGGTCTGGGCGGCGCTGGTGGTGGCGGTCGCGCGCCCGCAATGGATCGGCGAGGCGCTGGATGTGCCGCGCAGCGGACGCGAAATGCTGTTGGCGCTGGACGTCTCGGGCAGCATGAATACCCCCGACATGACCCTGGGCAACCGCCAGGCCACGCGCTTTTCGGTCATGCAGGCCATCGTCGGCGATTTTATCGAACGTCGCACGGGCGACCGGGTCGGCATGGTGCTGTTCGGCTCACGCGCCTACCTGCTGACGCCGCTGACGTTTGACCTCAAGACGGTGCGGACGCAGCTGGAAGAGGCGACGGTGGGACTGGCCGGCCGCGAGACGGCCATCGGCGATGCGTTGGGCCTGGCGGTCAAGCGCCTGCATGATCGTCCCGAGGCGCAGCGCGTGGTGGTCCTGCTGACCGACGGCGTCAATACGGCGGGCGAACTTGATCCGCGCCGTGCCGCCGAACTGGCCAAGGCGGAAAAAGTACGGGTATATACGATTGCGCTGGGCGCCGAGCAGATGCGCGTGGACGACTTCTTCGGCAGCCGCGTGGTGAACCCGTCGGCCGACCTGGACGTCGCACTCATGACCGAGATTGCCGAGAAGACCGGCGGCCGTTTCTACCGGGCCCGTGACACGAAGGAGCTGGCGGGTATCTACCGCGAAATCGACGCGCTGGAACCGGCGGCGGACCAGAGCGAGAAGTTCCGCCCCGTGGATGAGCTGTTTCACCTGCCGCTCGGTATCGCGCTGCTGGTGGCCCTGATCGGACTGGCCGGCTTGCCCTGGCGCTGGGGTGTGCAACGCGAGGGAGCGCCCGGATGA
- a CDS encoding sigma-54-dependent transcriptional regulator, with product MEKPSKPSVLVVDDDIPFAEAACVLAEMQGFSCAQVTSLAAARAILTRQRFDLILVDLELPDGSGFDLVEHIDLADTAAIAIVTGNPSVDTAARAVRLPVFDYLVKPIDPARFKDLLDRAAVGWQSRRPRERTTACGELIGATPVMREVFRQIRRVAPTEATVLIHGESGTGKELAASAIHAESGRRGGFVAVNCGAVAPELLASQLFGHEKGSFTGAIRQHQGFFEQAHGGTILLDEITEMPSQLQVHLLRVLETRRVTRVGGTREYNVDVRVIAATNRPPRQAVDQGALREDLYYRLADFPLELPPLRARLNDVPLVAQLFLERLNERYGLSRRFGAEVPRVLMSYAWPGNVRELRNVIQRAYILSEGDEVHLPALNVTPSLPIEETDLTVTFPVGTSFEEMERKMLLKSLAHFGNDKVRTAEALGISVKTIYNRLSRYAANDDPDSKSRFERT from the coding sequence ATGGAAAAACCCAGCAAACCGAGCGTGCTGGTCGTCGACGACGATATTCCCTTCGCCGAGGCCGCCTGCGTGCTGGCGGAAATGCAGGGCTTCTCGTGTGCCCAGGTCACTTCCCTGGCGGCTGCCAGGGCGATTCTGACGCGTCAGCGCTTTGATCTCATCCTGGTGGACCTGGAACTGCCCGACGGCAGCGGCTTTGACCTCGTCGAGCACATTGATCTGGCCGACACGGCGGCGATCGCCATCGTGACCGGTAATCCGTCGGTGGACACCGCCGCGCGGGCCGTGCGGCTGCCGGTGTTCGACTATCTGGTCAAGCCGATCGACCCGGCGCGTTTCAAGGACCTGCTCGACCGCGCCGCGGTCGGCTGGCAGTCGCGCCGGCCGCGCGAGCGGACCACGGCCTGTGGCGAACTCATCGGCGCCACGCCCGTGATGCGCGAGGTGTTCCGCCAGATCCGGCGCGTTGCACCCACCGAAGCCACCGTGCTCATCCACGGTGAGAGCGGCACCGGCAAGGAACTGGCCGCGAGTGCGATTCACGCCGAGAGCGGCCGCCGCGGTGGCTTCGTCGCCGTCAATTGCGGCGCGGTCGCGCCCGAATTGCTCGCGAGCCAGCTGTTCGGCCACGAAAAGGGCAGTTTTACCGGTGCCATCCGCCAGCACCAGGGATTCTTCGAGCAGGCGCACGGCGGCACCATCCTGCTCGACGAAATTACCGAAATGCCCTCGCAGCTGCAGGTGCACCTGCTGCGCGTGCTGGAAACGCGGCGCGTGACGCGGGTGGGCGGGACGCGTGAATACAACGTTGACGTGCGGGTGATCGCGGCCACCAACCGGCCCCCGCGGCAGGCGGTCGACCAGGGGGCGCTGCGCGAGGATCTGTACTACCGGCTCGCGGATTTCCCGCTCGAACTGCCGCCGCTGCGCGCGCGGCTCAACGACGTGCCGCTGGTGGCGCAGCTGTTTCTGGAGCGTCTCAACGAGCGGTACGGGTTGTCGCGGCGCTTTGGGGCCGAGGTGCCACGGGTGCTGATGAGCTACGCCTGGCCCGGAAACGTGCGCGAGTTGCGCAATGTGATCCAGCGCGCGTATATCCTGAGCGAAGGCGACGAGGTGCACTTGCCGGCGCTCAATGTGACCCCCAGCCTGCCGATCGAGGAAACCGACCTCACGGTAACGTTCCCGGTCGGAACTTCGTTCGAGGAAATGGAACGGAAAATGCTGCTGAAAAGCCTGGCGCATTTCGGCAACGACAAGGTCCGCACGGCCGAGGCGCTCGGTATCAGCGTCAAGACGATCTACAATCGGTTATCACGCTATGCAGCCAACGATGACCCCGACTCCAAGTCCCGCTTCGAACGAACGTAG
- a CDS encoding DUF4381 domain-containing protein, whose translation MPQLRDIHVAAAPGWWPPAPGWWILAVLVLAGLAMLLIQWRRQRRRARRARRLREALGQVRRQFQGSADRAAYAAALSQFLRRLALRIRPAAAVLQGQDWITFLDRHGDGFSRIADTLLDAPYRPATDLDVEALYDTVDRHLTSVLARELRDV comes from the coding sequence ATGCCCCAATTGCGTGATATCCACGTGGCCGCAGCGCCGGGCTGGTGGCCGCCGGCGCCGGGCTGGTGGATCCTCGCCGTGCTCGTTCTGGCGGGACTCGCCATGCTACTGATCCAGTGGCGGCGTCAGCGCCGTCGCGCGCGCCGCGCGCGGCGCCTGCGTGAAGCGCTGGGCCAGGTGCGCCGGCAATTCCAGGGCAGCGCGGACCGCGCCGCCTATGCCGCTGCGTTGTCGCAGTTCCTGCGGCGACTCGCGCTGCGCATCCGGCCGGCCGCAGCGGTGTTGCAGGGGCAGGACTGGATTACGTTTCTCGACCGGCATGGCGACGGCTTTTCGCGCATCGCCGATACCCTGCTCGATGCGCCCTATCGTCCGGCGACGGACCTGGACGTCGAGGCCCTGTACGACACGGTGGATCGCCACCTGACGAGTGTCCTGGCACGGGAGCTGCGCGATGTTTGA
- a CDS encoding BON domain-containing protein produces MPQRNQDFYRGSNVQRDLSWQDEDDRRSYGSGAWRQDEDRYENVGSQQNSPRDYEQYGQGYGREGNREPLRGQGSQYGYGEDRWNSGDREQGYRQGQGYGGSRGQGGWDDNLRGQGMEQRQGAQQGQTQRNRDYQDAYGRDVGEPYGGGYGQSGRYGSSGVGYGDNQRGQQQSLGHRGKGPKGYSRSDERIKEDLCERLSDDDRIDASEITVTCNNGVVTLEGSVTERRMKHMAEDLCESCSGVKDVQNKLTVRRNENRDDNLSQSRTTETSKKH; encoded by the coding sequence ATGCCACAACGCAACCAAGATTTCTATCGCGGCTCCAACGTCCAGCGTGACCTGTCGTGGCAGGACGAGGACGACCGGCGCAGCTATGGCAGCGGCGCATGGCGCCAGGATGAGGATCGCTACGAAAATGTCGGCTCGCAGCAGAACAGTCCGCGCGACTACGAGCAATACGGCCAGGGTTATGGCCGCGAAGGCAATCGCGAGCCGCTGCGCGGCCAGGGCAGCCAGTACGGCTATGGCGAAGACCGCTGGAATTCGGGCGACCGCGAGCAAGGCTATCGGCAGGGCCAGGGCTACGGCGGTTCGCGCGGCCAGGGCGGCTGGGACGACAACCTGCGCGGCCAGGGCATGGAGCAGCGCCAGGGCGCGCAGCAGGGCCAGACCCAGCGCAATCGCGACTACCAGGATGCCTACGGCCGTGATGTCGGTGAGCCCTACGGCGGCGGTTATGGCCAGAGCGGCCGCTACGGCAGCAGCGGCGTCGGTTATGGCGACAACCAGCGTGGCCAGCAGCAGTCGCTGGGTCACCGCGGCAAGGGCCCCAAGGGCTATTCGCGCTCCGACGAGCGCATCAAGGAAGATCTGTGCGAACGCCTCTCGGATGACGACCGCATCGACGCCAGCGAAATCACGGTGACCTGCAACAACGGCGTGGTCACGCTGGAAGGCTCGGTCACCGAGCGCCGGATGAAGCACATGGCCGAGGACCTGTGCGAAAGCTGCAGCGGCGTGAAGGATGTTCAGAACAAGCTGACGGTACGCCGCAACGAGAACCGCGACGACAACCTCAGCCAGTCCAGGACGACCGAAACATCGAAGAAGCACTGA
- a CDS encoding GlxA family transcriptional regulator: MALRVGVLVHEASMPSATTAPLDALSIANKLNHVLHPGAPAPVEVRLVGTRAGMVRVGQGVNFEVDVARPDELDVLVVTALNYRTNGELCRRLDSLVAERNLLRRCAEANLRICTACNGAFLLAEAGLLDGRRATTSWWLANLMRERYPAVDLAIEEIMIEDGNIITTGASTAEYDLCLQLIEWAGGKTLAHNVSRLLLVDRQRQSQAPYISMALADRPRQGLSERAEKWLQKRLHETITVRELADHCRVSERTLLRRFHQDFGATPLEYVQKLRVERAKALLETTRLSFEEIVGRCGYQDVSSFRRLFKHVVSMTPNDYRERYRLRGR; the protein is encoded by the coding sequence ATGGCCCTGCGCGTCGGAGTGCTGGTGCACGAGGCCTCCATGCCGTCGGCCACGACGGCGCCGCTGGACGCCCTGAGCATCGCCAACAAGCTCAACCACGTGCTGCATCCCGGCGCGCCGGCGCCGGTCGAGGTCCGCCTGGTCGGTACCCGCGCCGGGATGGTGCGGGTCGGCCAGGGGGTGAACTTCGAGGTGGACGTGGCCCGACCGGACGAGCTGGATGTCCTGGTCGTGACTGCCCTCAACTACCGCACCAACGGCGAGCTGTGCCGGCGGCTGGACAGCCTGGTCGCCGAGCGCAACCTGCTCCGGCGCTGCGCGGAGGCCAACCTGCGGATCTGTACGGCCTGCAACGGGGCCTTCCTGCTCGCCGAGGCGGGCCTGCTGGACGGACGCCGCGCCACTACCAGCTGGTGGCTGGCGAACCTGATGCGCGAGCGCTATCCGGCGGTCGATCTGGCGATCGAGGAGATCATGATCGAGGACGGAAACATCATCACGACCGGCGCCTCGACGGCCGAGTATGACCTGTGCCTGCAGCTGATCGAATGGGCCGGCGGCAAGACCCTCGCGCACAATGTCTCGCGCCTGCTGCTGGTGGACCGCCAGCGCCAGAGCCAGGCGCCCTACATCAGCATGGCGCTGGCCGACCGGCCACGGCAGGGGCTCTCGGAACGGGCCGAGAAGTGGCTGCAGAAGCGCCTGCACGAGACCATCACCGTGCGCGAGCTGGCTGATCACTGCCGGGTCAGCGAACGCACCCTGCTGCGGCGTTTCCACCAGGATTTTGGCGCCACCCCGCTCGAATACGTCCAGAAACTGCGGGTGGAGCGGGCCAAGGCCCTGCTGGAGACCACACGGCTGTCGTTCGAGGAAATCGTGGGCCGCTGCGGCTACCAGGATGTCTCCAGCTTCCGGCGCCTGTTCAAGCATGTGGTGAGCATGACGCCCAACGACTACCGCGAGCGCTACCGGCTGCGTGGCCGCTAG
- a CDS encoding DUF58 domain-containing protein gives MARVIATGSAHGVGAGIAVGLDELLSQRLAARSLVLAASRKVVASQAGIKSSRFRGRGVDYVESRIYQPGDDIRSMDWRVTARSGRPHTKVFQEERERSVLLVMDHNPSMHFGTRVRFKSVQAARAAALVAWSAVRGGDRVGAVGFGNGVNGEVRPAGGPRGALHCLRALVEWDGIARSVGDAPAPLSEGLERTRRLARPGSLIILLTDGFSADVAAEAPLARLAAHGEVRVLLMTDVLELSPPPRGRYAVAVGNQRRWFDFGDNHHDSAWTDAFRRRRALLAEQARRLGVALLPLDTRDDLTRRMAPLGLALATHRNVG, from the coding sequence ATGGCGAGGGTCATCGCGACAGGTTCCGCTCACGGCGTTGGCGCCGGCATTGCCGTGGGGCTGGACGAACTCCTTTCCCAGCGGCTGGCGGCGCGCTCGCTGGTGCTGGCCGCGTCGCGCAAGGTCGTCGCCTCGCAGGCGGGCATCAAGTCCTCGCGCTTTCGCGGACGCGGCGTCGATTATGTGGAATCGCGCATTTACCAGCCCGGCGACGACATCCGCAGCATGGACTGGCGTGTCACGGCGCGCAGCGGACGGCCGCACACCAAGGTGTTCCAGGAGGAGCGCGAGCGCAGCGTGCTCCTGGTGATGGACCACAACCCCAGCATGCACTTCGGCACGCGGGTGCGCTTCAAGTCGGTGCAGGCGGCGCGCGCGGCGGCCCTGGTCGCCTGGAGCGCGGTGCGCGGCGGCGACCGCGTCGGAGCCGTGGGATTCGGCAACGGCGTCAACGGCGAAGTGCGTCCGGCCGGTGGCCCGCGGGGTGCTCTGCATTGCCTGCGCGCCCTGGTGGAATGGGACGGCATCGCGCGCAGTGTCGGCGACGCGCCGGCGCCCTTGTCGGAAGGGCTGGAACGCACCCGGCGCCTGGCCCGACCTGGCAGCCTGATCATTCTCCTGACGGACGGTTTCAGTGCGGACGTGGCTGCCGAGGCGCCGCTGGCGCGCCTGGCGGCGCATGGCGAAGTGCGCGTGCTGCTGATGACCGACGTGCTGGAACTCTCCCCGCCGCCGCGCGGACGCTATGCCGTCGCCGTCGGCAACCAGCGACGCTGGTTTGATTTCGGCGACAACCACCACGACAGCGCCTGGACCGACGCGTTCCGTCGCCGCCGCGCGCTGCTGGCCGAGCAGGCGCGACGCCTGGGCGTGGCGCTGCTGCCGCTGGATACGCGCGATGACCTCACGCGCCGCATGGCGCCGCTGGGCCTTGCCCTGGCCACACACCGGAACGTCGGCTGA
- a CDS encoding DUF4331 domain-containing protein, whose amino-acid sequence MSALRRFRALLALPFALVLAAASTPAIAADHNDPNAANSIFSDIPMSAADLYDMFGWPADDVSRGERVILALTFAPVPIAGTFDPDLLYRVRVFTAPRASAQVAEDGGLQGLLDYFKAVQDRYLHARPGEVRVVPAGEKKVAITFRGFPGGDLAQTIDMNTSLELKAPDGQVLQAYIGGRDDAFFNDLPGFFRSINYAPQFYHVPHNKPELRELPIPKTLIELEGNTLFNFDPANPRHGSGVKTDLPPGPYTWSGNRYLKDANGNFRFVYSGRDAQAGFNVNAIILELPLSYLTRSPTTDRIVNAWGESWVRKASGKVPAIADDRVLPGPVWERYPYQSAAVVLVAGLLLVVATRAPRRSLIPKLAHALGFVLVLTAVGFTVLVASGRGFAGSRSQTLGDEQLAGYKLVDTDGQAFADAALNERKDERQVGADNLFLGPSFIKRLAHLGWGFGPSIRALGLQSAFNDDNAPVSVHKVVDSPVEAFPRVKKMLFQKLNMPDNSWNKRNLPIPLRRTFEVFVPNVNSIDMDTNGTWPFGRRPEDQVATRFLALFLDMTAQVNGKPYDVELLNQPALWQGAAIEPKTPPNPAANDKPFLATFPYLAEPW is encoded by the coding sequence ATGTCCGCACTGCGTCGCTTTCGCGCCCTGCTGGCGCTGCCCTTCGCCCTGGTGCTGGCCGCGGCCAGTACGCCAGCCATCGCCGCCGACCACAACGACCCGAATGCCGCGAATTCCATTTTTTCGGATATTCCGATGAGCGCGGCGGACCTCTATGACATGTTCGGCTGGCCGGCCGATGACGTCAGCCGCGGCGAACGCGTCATCCTGGCGCTGACCTTCGCCCCGGTTCCGATCGCCGGCACCTTTGATCCCGACCTGCTCTACCGCGTGCGCGTCTTCACGGCACCCCGCGCCAGCGCCCAGGTCGCCGAGGACGGTGGCCTGCAGGGGCTGCTCGACTACTTCAAGGCCGTGCAGGACCGCTACCTGCACGCCAGACCCGGCGAAGTGCGCGTGGTCCCGGCGGGCGAGAAGAAGGTCGCGATCACCTTCCGCGGTTTTCCCGGCGGGGACCTGGCGCAGACCATCGACATGAACACGTCGCTGGAACTGAAGGCGCCCGACGGGCAAGTCCTGCAGGCCTACATCGGCGGCCGCGACGATGCATTCTTCAATGATCTGCCCGGCTTCTTCCGCTCGATCAACTACGCGCCACAGTTCTATCACGTGCCACACAACAAGCCCGAGCTGCGCGAACTGCCGATTCCCAAGACGCTGATCGAGCTTGAGGGCAACACGCTGTTCAATTTCGATCCGGCCAACCCGCGCCACGGCTCCGGCGTGAAGACGGACCTTCCGCCCGGCCCGTACACCTGGTCAGGCAACCGCTACCTGAAAGACGCCAACGGCAACTTCCGGTTCGTCTACAGCGGCCGCGATGCGCAGGCAGGGTTCAACGTCAACGCCATCATCCTGGAGCTGCCGCTCTCCTACCTGACCCGGTCACCGACGACCGACCGCATCGTCAACGCCTGGGGTGAGAGCTGGGTGCGCAAGGCCTCCGGCAAGGTACCGGCAATCGCGGATGATCGCGTCCTTCCCGGTCCGGTCTGGGAACGCTACCCCTACCAGAGCGCGGCCGTCGTCCTGGTCGCCGGCCTGCTGCTGGTCGTCGCGACCCGGGCGCCACGGCGCTCGCTGATTCCCAAGCTGGCGCACGCGCTGGGCTTCGTGCTGGTGTTGACGGCCGTGGGATTCACCGTGCTCGTCGCCTCCGGACGTGGCTTCGCCGGCTCGCGTTCACAGACCCTCGGCGACGAACAGCTGGCCGGCTACAAGCTGGTCGACACGGACGGGCAGGCCTTCGCCGATGCGGCCCTCAACGAGCGCAAGGACGAGCGCCAGGTCGGCGCCGACAATCTCTTCCTCGGACCCAGCTTCATCAAGCGCCTGGCGCACCTGGGCTGGGGATTCGGTCCCTCCATCCGCGCCCTCGGGCTGCAGAGCGCCTTCAATGACGACAACGCGCCGGTTTCCGTGCACAAGGTGGTCGACTCGCCCGTCGAAGCCTTCCCGCGGGTAAAGAAGATGCTGTTCCAGAAACTCAACATGCCGGACAACAGCTGGAACAAGCGGAACCTGCCGATTCCGCTGCGGCGCACCTTCGAGGTGTTCGTGCCCAACGTCAATTCCATCGACATGGACACGAACGGCACCTGGCCCTTCGGCCGCCGGCCGGAAGACCAGGTCGCCACGCGCTTCCTCGCGTTGTTCCTGGATATGACCGCGCAGGTGAACGGCAAACCCTACGACGTGGAGCTGCTCAACCAGCCGGCCCTGTGGCAAGGCGCAGCGATCGAGCCGAAAACACCGCCCAATCCGGCTGCGAACGACAAGCCCTTCCTGGCCACGTTCCCCTACCTGGCCGAACCCTGGTAA
- a CDS encoding Ku protein — translation MARPIWNGTISFGLLHVPVQLMSAQRSVDLHFRMLDSRDQSPIRYERVNAETGEEVPWKEVVKAFEYEKGSYVVLDEADLKKAAPESTETVDIEAFVDADAIDAMYYEKPYYLVPGKKAEKAYVLLRETLRRTEKVGIAKVVIRTRQYLAMLAPRETALVLILLRFPQEIVSADEYSFPAGTAAAHRVSAKEVAMATQLVEAMSAEWNPDDYKDDFRDKLQKIIQERVTKEGGKLRRLRAAEKLPDDAATNVVDFMALLEKSLGQGKRAQTKVTKKRATRSRARTVGASARRAQK, via the coding sequence ATGGCACGCCCGATCTGGAACGGCACGATCTCGTTTGGATTGCTCCACGTCCCGGTGCAGTTGATGAGCGCCCAGCGCAGTGTCGACCTGCACTTCCGCATGCTCGACAGCCGCGACCAGAGCCCGATCCGCTACGAGCGGGTCAACGCGGAGACCGGCGAGGAGGTTCCCTGGAAGGAGGTGGTCAAGGCCTTCGAGTACGAGAAGGGCAGTTACGTCGTGCTCGACGAGGCCGACCTGAAGAAGGCAGCGCCCGAATCGACCGAGACGGTCGACATCGAAGCATTTGTCGATGCGGACGCGATCGACGCGATGTATTACGAAAAGCCCTATTACCTGGTGCCGGGCAAGAAGGCGGAGAAAGCCTATGTCCTGCTGCGCGAGACCCTCAGGCGGACCGAAAAGGTAGGAATTGCCAAGGTGGTGATCCGCACACGCCAGTACCTGGCAATGCTGGCGCCGCGCGAGACGGCGCTGGTCCTCATCCTGTTGCGGTTCCCGCAGGAGATTGTTTCCGCCGACGAGTATTCGTTTCCTGCCGGCACGGCGGCGGCGCACCGGGTCTCCGCCAAGGAGGTCGCCATGGCCACGCAGTTGGTCGAGGCCATGAGCGCAGAATGGAACCCTGACGACTACAAGGACGACTTCCGCGACAAGCTGCAGAAGATCATCCAGGAGCGGGTCACGAAGGAAGGCGGCAAGCTGCGTCGACTGAGAGCAGCGGAGAAGTTGCCCGACGATGCGGCCACCAACGTGGTGGATTTCATGGCGTTGCTCGAAAAGAGCCTCGGGCAGGGCAAGCGCGCACAGACCAAGGTAACAAAAAAGCGCGCTACGCGATCCAGGGCGCGCACCGTGGGCGCATCGGCTCGGCGGGCGCAAAAATGA